The Streptomyces cynarae genome contains a region encoding:
- a CDS encoding (2Fe-2S)-binding protein → MHRVYVCSCFGVTEQQVRQHAENGACTPRQIASACKAGTDCGSCVRRIQALLGRGACPRPEIAEPALSGLSGLSGLEEAA, encoded by the coding sequence GTGCACCGCGTGTATGTCTGCAGTTGCTTCGGCGTCACCGAGCAGCAGGTGAGGCAGCACGCGGAGAACGGCGCCTGCACTCCGCGGCAGATCGCCTCCGCCTGCAAGGCGGGCACGGACTGCGGTTCCTGCGTGCGGAGGATCCAGGCGCTGCTGGGACGCGGCGCGTGCCCCCGTCCCGAGATCGCCGAGCCGGCGCTGTCCGGCCTGTCGGGCCTCTCCGGCCTGGAAGAAGCCGCCTAG
- a CDS encoding class II 3-deoxy-7-phosphoheptulonate synthase: MTVNAKTSPSAGNTWRDLPAAQQPEYPDPEALRKVIADLASYPPLVFAGECDQLRARMGAVARGEAFLLQGGDCAEAFDAVSADHIRNKLKTLLQMGAVLTYAASVPVVKVGRIAGQYSKPRSKPTETRDGVTLPVYRGDSVNGFEFTEESRIPDPERLKRMYHASASTLNLVRAFTTGGYADLRQVHAWNQDFVKSSPSGQRYEQLAREIDNALNFMHACGADPEEFKTVEFYSSHEALLLDYESALTRTDSRTGQLYDVSAHMVWIGERTRQMDGAHIEFASRIRNPIGIKLGPTTTAEEALRYIDRLDPDREPGRLTFIVRMGADKIRDRLPELVEKVTASGAVVAWVTDPMHGNTFEAASGHKTRRFDDVLDEVKGFFEVHKGLGTHPGGIHVELTGDDVTECVGGGDEIFVDDLHQRYETACDPRLNRSQSLDLAFLVAEMYRDQ; encoded by the coding sequence GTGACCGTGAACGCTAAGACCAGCCCCAGCGCTGGCAACACCTGGCGAGACCTGCCCGCGGCGCAGCAGCCCGAGTACCCCGACCCCGAGGCTCTGCGCAAGGTGATCGCGGACCTCGCGTCGTATCCGCCGCTCGTCTTCGCGGGCGAGTGCGACCAGCTGCGCGCCCGGATGGGAGCCGTCGCCAGGGGCGAGGCGTTCCTGCTCCAGGGTGGCGACTGCGCCGAGGCCTTCGACGCGGTGTCCGCCGATCACATCCGCAACAAGCTCAAGACGCTGCTCCAGATGGGCGCCGTGCTCACGTACGCCGCCTCGGTGCCGGTGGTGAAGGTCGGCCGTATCGCCGGCCAGTACTCCAAGCCGCGCTCCAAGCCGACCGAGACCCGCGACGGGGTGACGCTGCCGGTGTACCGGGGCGACTCGGTCAACGGCTTCGAGTTCACCGAGGAGTCGCGGATCCCGGACCCGGAGCGCCTGAAGCGCATGTACCACGCCTCGGCGTCCACGCTGAACCTGGTGCGTGCCTTCACCACCGGCGGCTACGCCGACCTGCGCCAGGTGCACGCCTGGAACCAGGACTTCGTGAAGTCGTCGCCGTCCGGCCAGCGCTACGAGCAGCTGGCGCGCGAGATCGACAACGCGCTGAACTTCATGCACGCCTGCGGGGCCGACCCGGAGGAGTTCAAGACCGTCGAGTTCTACTCCTCGCACGAGGCGCTGCTGCTCGACTACGAGTCGGCGCTGACCCGCACCGACTCCCGTACCGGGCAGCTGTACGACGTCTCGGCGCACATGGTGTGGATCGGTGAGCGCACCCGGCAGATGGACGGTGCGCACATCGAGTTCGCCTCGAGGATCCGCAACCCGATCGGCATCAAGCTCGGCCCGACCACGACGGCCGAGGAGGCGCTGCGGTACATCGACCGCCTCGACCCGGACCGCGAGCCCGGCCGGCTGACCTTCATCGTCCGCATGGGTGCGGACAAGATCCGTGACCGGCTCCCCGAGCTGGTGGAGAAGGTCACGGCGTCCGGCGCGGTGGTGGCCTGGGTGACCGACCCGATGCACGGCAACACGTTCGAGGCGGCCTCCGGGCACAAGACCCGCCGCTTCGACGACGTGCTCGACGAGGTCAAGGGCTTCTTCGAGGTCCACAAGGGGCTCGGTACGCACCCGGGTGGCATCCATGTGGAGCTGACCGGCGACGACGTCACCGAGTGCGTGGGCGGCGGCGACGAGATCTTCGTCGACGACCTGCACCAGCGCTACGAGACGGCGTGCGACCCGCGGCTGAACCGCAGCCAGTCGCTGGACCTGGCGTTCCTCGTCGCGGAGATGTACCGGGACCAGTAG
- a CDS encoding deoxyribonuclease IV, which yields MSTEQSRGAPGSIGPSRNPIGSHVPVAGGLNSVGLAYARDIGAETVQVFVANPRGWATPAGSPRQDEEFRAACAAESIPVYVHAPYLINFGSHTEATVDRSVESLRHSLLRGRRIGARGVVVHTGSATGGRDRSVALKQVRERMLPLLEELTHDDDPWLLLESTAGQGASLCSRTWDFGPYFEALDAHPKLGVCLDTCHIFAAGHDLTGPDGAHRTLDLLVDTVGEGRLKLIHANDSQEAVGAHRDRHANIGAGHIGEAPFRALMTHPATEGVPLIIETPGRKEGHAADVERLKKLRDG from the coding sequence GTGAGCACTGAGCAGTCCCGTGGCGCCCCCGGATCCATCGGCCCATCCCGCAACCCGATCGGCAGCCACGTCCCGGTGGCCGGTGGGCTGAACTCCGTCGGGCTGGCCTACGCCCGCGACATCGGGGCCGAGACGGTACAGGTCTTCGTGGCCAACCCGCGCGGCTGGGCGACGCCCGCCGGCAGTCCGCGTCAGGACGAGGAGTTCCGGGCCGCATGCGCCGCCGAGTCGATCCCGGTGTACGTCCACGCGCCGTACCTCATCAACTTCGGCTCGCACACCGAGGCGACCGTGGACAGGTCGGTGGAGTCGCTGAGGCACTCGCTGCTGCGGGGCCGCCGGATCGGGGCGCGGGGCGTGGTCGTGCACACCGGCAGCGCGACCGGCGGCCGGGACCGTTCGGTGGCGCTGAAGCAGGTACGGGAGCGCATGCTGCCGCTGCTGGAGGAGCTGACGCACGACGACGACCCGTGGCTGCTGCTTGAGTCGACCGCGGGCCAGGGGGCCTCACTGTGCTCCCGCACCTGGGACTTCGGGCCGTACTTCGAGGCCCTGGACGCCCACCCCAAGCTCGGTGTCTGCCTGGACACCTGCCACATCTTCGCGGCCGGGCACGACCTGACCGGGCCGGACGGGGCGCACCGGACGCTGGACCTGCTCGTGGACACCGTCGGCGAGGGCCGGCTCAAACTGATCCACGCCAACGACTCACAGGAGGCGGTCGGCGCCCACCGGGACCGTCACGCGAACATAGGCGCCGGCCACATCGGCGAGGCCCCGTTCCGCGCGCTGATGACGCATCCGGCCACCGAGGGCGTGCCGCTGATCATCGAGACGCCCGGCCGCAAGGAAGGGCACGCGGCGGACGTGGAGCGGCTGAAGAAGCTGCGGGACGGCTGA
- a CDS encoding response regulator, whose amino-acid sequence MVVDDHPMWRDAVARDLAESGFEVVATAGDGEQAVRRARAASPDVLVLDLNLPAKPGVQVCKELVGANPALRVLVLSASGEHADVLEAVKSGATGYLLKSASTQELIDAVRRTAVGDPVFTPGLAGLVLGEYRRLASEPAPAAGADEPKAPRLTDRETEVLRLVAKGLSYKQIAERLVISHRTVQNHVQNTLGKLQLHNRVELVRYAIERGLDGE is encoded by the coding sequence ATGGTGGTCGACGATCACCCCATGTGGCGGGACGCCGTCGCGCGTGACCTCGCCGAGTCCGGGTTCGAGGTCGTCGCCACCGCGGGGGACGGTGAGCAGGCCGTGCGCCGGGCCCGAGCCGCCTCGCCGGACGTGCTCGTCCTGGACCTCAACCTGCCGGCCAAGCCCGGCGTCCAGGTCTGCAAGGAACTCGTCGGCGCCAACCCGGCGCTGCGCGTGCTGGTGCTCTCGGCCAGCGGCGAGCACGCGGACGTGCTGGAGGCCGTGAAGTCGGGTGCGACCGGCTACCTGCTGAAGTCGGCGTCCACTCAGGAGCTGATCGACGCGGTGCGCCGCACGGCGGTCGGCGACCCGGTGTTCACCCCCGGCCTGGCGGGGCTCGTCCTCGGCGAGTACCGCCGCCTCGCCTCCGAACCGGCCCCCGCCGCCGGCGCCGACGAGCCGAAGGCGCCGCGGCTGACCGACCGTGAGACCGAGGTGCTGCGCCTGGTCGCCAAGGGCCTGAGCTACAAGCAGATCGCCGAACGCCTGGTGATCTCGCACCGCACCGTGCAGAACCACGTCCAGAACACCCTGGGCAAGCTCCAGCTGCACAACCGGGTGGAGTTGGTCCGGTACGCGATCGAGCGCGGACTCGACGGCGAGTAG
- the bfr gene encoding bacterioferritin, whose protein sequence is MQGDPEVIEFLNEQLTGELTAINQYFLHAKMQENLGWYKLARYTRRESFDEMKHAEVLTDRILFLEGLPNYQRLFHVRVGQTVREMFEADRQIEVEAIDRLRRGIKVMREKGDITSANIFESILADEEHHIDYLDTQLDLLEKLGDALYISQIIEQPES, encoded by the coding sequence ATGCAGGGCGACCCAGAGGTCATCGAATTCCTCAACGAGCAGCTCACCGGTGAGCTGACCGCGATCAACCAGTACTTCCTGCACGCGAAGATGCAGGAGAACCTCGGGTGGTACAAGCTCGCCAGGTACACGCGGCGGGAGTCGTTCGACGAGATGAAGCACGCGGAGGTGCTCACCGACCGCATCCTCTTCCTCGAGGGCCTGCCCAACTACCAGCGACTCTTCCATGTGCGAGTGGGGCAGACCGTCAGGGAGATGTTCGAGGCGGACCGGCAGATCGAGGTGGAGGCGATCGACCGGCTCAGGCGCGGGATCAAGGTGATGCGGGAGAAGGGCGACATCACCTCCGCGAACATCTTCGAGTCGATCCTGGCGGACGAGGAGCACCACATCGACTACCTGGACACCCAGCTGGACCTGCTGGAGAAGCTGGGCGACGCGCTGTACATCTCCCAGATCATCGAACAGCCGGAGAGCTAG
- a CDS encoding 6-phosphofructokinase, which translates to MRVGVLTGGGDCPGLNAVIRGVVRKGVQEYGYDFVGFRDGWRGPLEGDTVRLDIPAVRGILPRGGTILGSSRTNPLKQENGIRRIKDNLAKEEVDALVAIGGEDTLGVAARLSDEYGVHVVGVPKTIDNDLSATDYTFGFDTAVNIATEAIDRLHTTAESHMRVLVVEVMGRHAGWIALHSGLAGGANAILIPEQRFDVDQVCAWVTSRFKASYAPIVVVAEGAMPKDGDMVLKDGSLDSFGHVRLSGVGEWLAKEIERRTGKEARTTVLGHVQRGGTPSAFDRWLATRFGLHAIDCVRDGDFGKMVALRGTDIVRVPLSEATAKLKTVDLKLYQEVGVFFG; encoded by the coding sequence ATGCGGGTCGGAGTACTGACCGGAGGCGGCGACTGCCCCGGGCTCAACGCCGTCATCCGGGGCGTCGTGCGCAAGGGCGTGCAGGAGTACGGCTACGACTTCGTCGGCTTCCGGGACGGCTGGCGGGGTCCCCTCGAAGGCGACACCGTCCGGCTCGACATCCCCGCCGTGCGCGGCATCCTGCCCCGCGGCGGCACCATCCTCGGCTCCTCGCGCACCAATCCCCTCAAGCAGGAGAACGGCATCCGCCGCATCAAGGACAACCTCGCCAAGGAGGAGGTCGACGCGCTCGTCGCGATCGGCGGTGAGGACACCCTCGGGGTCGCGGCGCGCCTGTCCGACGAGTACGGCGTCCACGTCGTCGGCGTGCCCAAGACCATCGACAACGACCTGTCCGCCACGGACTACACCTTCGGCTTCGACACCGCCGTCAACATCGCGACGGAGGCGATCGACCGCCTGCACACCACGGCGGAGTCCCACATGCGGGTGCTGGTGGTGGAGGTGATGGGGCGTCACGCGGGCTGGATCGCCCTGCACTCCGGGCTGGCCGGCGGCGCCAACGCCATCCTCATCCCCGAGCAGCGCTTCGACGTCGACCAGGTGTGCGCCTGGGTGACGTCCCGGTTCAAGGCGTCGTACGCGCCGATCGTGGTCGTGGCCGAGGGCGCGATGCCGAAGGACGGCGACATGGTGCTCAAGGACGGGTCCCTGGACTCGTTCGGGCACGTCCGCCTCTCCGGCGTCGGCGAGTGGCTGGCGAAGGAGATCGAGAGGCGCACCGGCAAGGAGGCCCGGACGACCGTGCTCGGTCACGTCCAGCGCGGCGGCACGCCCAGCGCCTTCGACCGCTGGCTCGCCACCCGCTTCGGCCTGCACGCCATCGACTGCGTCCGCGACGGCGACTTCGGGAAGATGGTCGCCCTGCGCGGCACGGACATCGTCCGCGTTCCCCTCTCCGAGGCCACCGCCAAGCTGAAGACGGTCGACCTGAAGCTGTACCAGGAGGTCGGCGTCTTCTTCGGCTGA
- a CDS encoding anthranilate synthase family protein has protein sequence MNLLDLLDDPRPFALLRRRTPGRDQDTVEVLTGPVGRFERLADLPDEALALVPYRQIRERGFDVRDDGTPLLALTPEESYEIPLDQALAQLPGHDVRVEDGGFDVSDEEYARIVGRVLEEEIGRGEGANFVIRRTYEGRIPGFGRADALALFRRLLVGERGAYWTFVVHTGDRTLVGASPEVHVRMSGGTVVMNPISGTYRYPAGGPTPEDLLRFLADGKEIEELSMVVDEELKMMCTVGDMGGVVVGPRLKEMAHLAHTEYELRGKSTLDVREVLKETMFAATVTGSPVQNACRVIERHEVGGRGYYAGALALLGRDAGGAQTLDSPILIRTADIGSGGASRSWGSPRSSEAESGGEAESGEGRLRVPVGATLVRGSDPANEVAETHAKAAGVLAALGVRPGRPREEHVRPNLAEDPRVRAALDGRREKLAPFWLRMQERASDLTGHAFVVDGEDTFTAMLAHVLRSTGLEVTVRRYDEPGLREAVLAHSGPVVLGPGPGDPSDLADPKMRFLRELTAQVIRGHRHGVLGVCLGHELIAAELGLEIVRKEVPYQGAQTEIDLFGRRETVGFYNSFVARCDDDAAAELAAHGVEVSRSATGEVHALRGGGFAGVQFHPESVLSVGGAGVVRELLDGLAAAGTSPFAERRPAL, from the coding sequence ATGAACCTGCTCGACCTGCTGGACGACCCCCGCCCGTTCGCCCTGCTGCGCCGCCGCACCCCGGGGCGCGACCAGGACACCGTCGAGGTGCTGACCGGCCCGGTCGGCCGTTTCGAGCGCCTGGCCGACCTGCCCGACGAGGCCCTCGCCCTCGTCCCCTACCGCCAGATCCGCGAGCGCGGCTTCGACGTCCGCGACGACGGCACACCGCTGCTGGCGCTCACGCCCGAGGAGTCGTACGAGATCCCCCTGGACCAGGCACTGGCGCAGCTGCCCGGCCACGACGTCCGGGTCGAGGACGGCGGCTTCGACGTCTCCGACGAGGAGTACGCCCGGATCGTCGGGCGGGTGCTGGAGGAGGAGATCGGGCGGGGCGAGGGCGCCAACTTCGTGATCCGGCGGACGTACGAGGGCCGCATCCCGGGGTTCGGACGGGCCGACGCCCTCGCTCTCTTCCGGCGGCTGCTGGTCGGGGAGCGGGGGGCGTACTGGACCTTCGTCGTGCACACCGGTGACCGGACTCTGGTGGGGGCCAGCCCCGAGGTGCACGTGCGGATGTCCGGCGGAACCGTCGTCATGAATCCGATCAGCGGCACCTACCGCTATCCCGCGGGCGGCCCGACCCCCGAGGACCTGCTCCGCTTCCTGGCCGACGGCAAGGAGATCGAGGAGCTGTCGATGGTCGTCGACGAGGAGCTGAAGATGATGTGCACGGTCGGCGACATGGGCGGGGTCGTCGTCGGGCCGCGCCTGAAGGAGATGGCCCACCTGGCGCACACCGAGTACGAGCTGCGCGGGAAGTCCACGCTGGACGTGCGCGAGGTGCTGAAGGAGACGATGTTCGCGGCGACCGTCACCGGGTCTCCCGTGCAGAACGCCTGCCGGGTGATCGAGCGGCACGAGGTCGGGGGCCGGGGCTACTACGCGGGCGCGCTGGCGCTGCTCGGCCGGGACGCCGGGGGCGCGCAGACCCTCGACTCCCCCATCCTCATCCGCACCGCCGACATCGGCAGTGGGGGCGCCTCCCGCTCATGGGGGTCCCCCCGCTCGAGCGAAGCCGAGAGTGGGGGAGAAGCCGAGAGTGGGGAAGGACGGCTGAGGGTGCCCGTCGGGGCCACACTCGTGCGCGGCTCCGACCCGGCGAACGAGGTCGCGGAGACCCACGCCAAGGCGGCCGGGGTGCTGGCGGCTCTGGGGGTACGGCCCGGACGGCCGCGCGAGGAGCACGTACGGCCGAACCTGGCGGAGGACCCGCGGGTACGGGCGGCGCTGGACGGGCGGCGGGAGAAGCTCGCCCCGTTCTGGCTGCGGATGCAGGAGCGGGCCTCGGACCTGACCGGGCACGCGTTCGTCGTGGACGGCGAGGACACGTTCACCGCGATGCTCGCGCACGTCCTGCGCTCGACCGGTCTGGAGGTGACCGTACGGCGGTACGACGAGCCGGGGCTGCGGGAGGCGGTGCTCGCCCACTCCGGTCCCGTGGTGCTCGGGCCGGGGCCGGGCGACCCCTCGGACCTGGCCGACCCGAAGATGCGGTTCCTGCGGGAGCTGACGGCCCAGGTCATCCGGGGCCACCGGCACGGTGTGCTGGGCGTCTGCCTGGGCCATGAGCTGATCGCGGCGGAGCTGGGCCTGGAGATCGTCCGCAAGGAGGTTCCGTACCAGGGCGCCCAGACGGAGATCGACCTGTTCGGGCGGCGGGAGACCGTCGGCTTCTACAACAGCTTCGTGGCGCGCTGCGACGACGACGCGGCGGCCGAGCTGGCGGCGCACGGGGTCGAGGTCAGCCGCAGCGCGACCGGGGAGGTCCACGCTCTGCGCGGGGGCGGGTTCGCCGGGGTGCAGTTCCACCCGGAGTCGGTGCTGTCGGTGGGTGGCGCGGGCGTCGTACGGGAGCTGCTGGACGGGCTGGCCGCCGCGGGCACGAGCCCGTTCGCGGAGCGGCGGCCGGCGCTGTAG
- a CDS encoding sulfite oxidase-like oxidoreductase has translation MGHPVERESGETARSQLPPGQRLQRGWPVTHYGPVPKFRPERWEFRVFGATADGEKRCWNHEEFTSLSYATVVADLHCVTKFSMVGAEWGGIPARTILEIAPPAPTVTHVMVWAEYGFSSNLRLSDFASDRTIFATHKDGELLTAEHGFPLRLIVPHLYAWKGPKWVRGVEYMTTDRRGFWEERGYHNIGDPWKEQRYSYQEEPGDGPEL, from the coding sequence ATGGGTCATCCGGTGGAGCGCGAATCTGGAGAAACGGCACGGTCACAGCTTCCGCCGGGACAGCGACTCCAGCGGGGCTGGCCGGTCACGCACTACGGACCCGTGCCCAAGTTCCGCCCCGAGCGCTGGGAGTTCCGGGTCTTCGGCGCCACCGCGGACGGCGAGAAGCGCTGCTGGAACCACGAGGAGTTCACGTCACTGTCGTACGCGACCGTCGTGGCCGATCTGCACTGCGTGACGAAGTTCAGCATGGTCGGCGCCGAATGGGGCGGCATCCCGGCCCGTACGATCCTGGAGATCGCCCCGCCCGCGCCCACCGTCACCCACGTGATGGTGTGGGCGGAGTACGGGTTCAGCTCCAATCTGCGCCTGTCCGATTTCGCCTCCGACAGGACGATCTTCGCCACGCACAAGGACGGCGAGCTGCTCACCGCGGAACACGGCTTCCCGCTGCGCCTGATCGTGCCGCACCTGTACGCCTGGAAGGGCCCCAAGTGGGTCCGCGGCGTCGAGTACATGACCACCGACCGGCGCGGCTTCTGGGAGGAGCGCGGGTACCACAACATCGGTGACCCGTGGAAGGAGCAGCGCTACTCCTACCAGGAGGAGCCCGGGGACGGCCCCGAGCTCTGA
- a CDS encoding trp operon leader peptide: protein MFAHSTQNQNWWWTARPAAH, encoded by the coding sequence ATGTTCGCGCACTCGACCCAGAACCAGAACTGGTGGTGGACCGCTCGTCCGGCGGCCCACTGA